In Bacteriovorax stolpii, a single genomic region encodes these proteins:
- a CDS encoding IPT/TIG domain-containing protein: MKYFFFFFSFLFFVNANALDRFCNGAPTTIQANGGGRVALTAIVEATVFVGPEAAVCEYAMVFGMAQVRDNSRVYGKAQVGDGTIVSGDAEVFGNAMLASNSPSSITKILDNSKIYGNASVIDGSTIKGSARVFENARISLNATIEGFAQVYGSATITDTALVKGSSRIHGNAFIGLNTVVSGDSNLCSLKKYPVDTVLSNAIYCLVSPKPIPSVVSVTPNNGPVSGGTTILIVGTNFTSGDSVFVGGASCSSVLVINPTTISCTTSTRMAGAANVVVTNVDSKSGMLLNGYTYNEAPSITSITPTGGILAGGTPVVIKGNNFIPGVAVNLGGATCSVASVNTTTINCTTTSHAAGVVAVNVMNPDGQFKALNRAYAYRGLPVVVNVLPKIGSLSGGSPITILGSNFTSGASVELDGVACLNVNVQSSTKISCTPAAHSAGAVNVRVTNVDSQTGVLVDGYIYQGAPTIASVTPNVGALAGGNTITINGANYFPGATVLVGSNACTSIIVLSSTAIQCKVPARAAGTVSILITNIDNQSVSLTNGYTYQTSPVIYNVSPSSGFSVGATDITITGNNFLAGATIDMGGSVCGNVTVQNSTTIKCKTSAHAAGTVNVKVTNSDSQAYTLLNGFYYTETPTVKVNSIYPSGGPIAGGTTINISGQYFLSGASVDIGGVACGNVNVVSSYNITCVTSSRAAGTVNVTVTNPNTQVGSLNNGYTYRAVPVVAGISPSSGTQFGGQAVTITGSHFTPGISVSLGGASCKNIIVIDSSTITCLTSSHAIGSVSVDVTDLDSQIGTLPNGYVYQQFPRVSSVVPANGAVAGGTSVTLNGENFLTGASVDFGGAACNVTALSSTMITCTTSAHSSGVVPVTILNPDGRASVVNDKFTYRDALTVAAIFPTNGSINGGTFVTISGTNFYTGIEVKVGTSPCYPVAVKSSTELTCSTSAHASAVVAVQVIAHGQTAGLGSAFTYRAPITLTAVSKVNAGPGHTCARLNNGDVRCWGRGSNGQLGDGNGAEVSPSPGSNINLGSSATQVVVSNSGTYVASTCAILSNGSLKCWGANDSGQLGYGDQLQRFTPGGVIDLGGSVSQVSLGASHACALLVSGSVRCWGNNFYGQLGYGDTSTIFSPGGILNFGESVTQISAGGYHTCALLASGSVRCWGYNNVGQLGYGDTDNRSLPGGNVALGGVATQIVTSNSHTCALLNTGAVRCWGDNGSGELGYGDNVIRLSPGGNINLGGVATQISIAYSSSCALLNTGSMRCWGNNNWGQLGYGDATSRPSPGGDVPLGVSATQISVGAGYACAVTNTGTIRCWGNNYHGQLGNGTRQDQYFPWDDVSSFAGNSVKKKSHKNYVEVFQNNKEKYWSDNE, from the coding sequence ATGAAATATTTTTTCTTTTTTTTTAGTTTTTTATTTTTTGTAAATGCGAATGCGCTTGATCGCTTTTGTAATGGGGCACCAACAACCATTCAAGCAAATGGCGGAGGTCGCGTTGCTCTGACCGCTATCGTCGAAGCTACTGTTTTTGTAGGCCCAGAAGCTGCTGTTTGTGAATATGCAATGGTCTTTGGTATGGCTCAAGTTAGAGATAATTCTCGAGTATATGGGAAAGCTCAAGTTGGAGATGGGACTATTGTTTCAGGGGATGCGGAAGTCTTTGGGAATGCGATGCTTGCATCTAACTCACCATCAAGCATTACTAAAATTTTGGATAATTCAAAAATTTATGGGAATGCGAGTGTTATAGACGGATCAACAATCAAAGGAAGTGCGCGCGTTTTTGAAAATGCTCGTATTAGTTTAAATGCCACTATAGAAGGGTTTGCTCAGGTCTATGGAAGTGCAACCATTACAGATACAGCCTTAGTTAAAGGTTCATCTCGAATCCATGGTAATGCATTCATTGGTTTAAATACAGTTGTAAGTGGAGATTCCAATCTATGTAGCCTGAAAAAATATCCAGTGGATACAGTGCTATCTAATGCGATCTATTGTCTTGTTTCCCCTAAGCCTATTCCTTCTGTTGTGAGTGTGACACCTAATAATGGACCAGTTAGTGGAGGAACAACGATTCTAATTGTTGGAACAAATTTTACATCAGGGGATAGTGTTTTTGTTGGAGGGGCATCTTGTTCCTCTGTTTTAGTTATTAATCCAACAACTATTTCGTGTACAACATCGACCCGTATGGCTGGAGCTGCTAATGTAGTTGTAACAAATGTTGATTCAAAATCAGGAATGTTGCTTAATGGATACACTTACAACGAAGCTCCTTCCATTACAAGTATAACACCGACAGGAGGAATACTAGCAGGGGGAACTCCTGTTGTAATAAAAGGAAATAATTTTATTCCTGGAGTTGCCGTCAACTTAGGAGGGGCTACTTGTAGCGTAGCTTCTGTAAATACAACGACTATTAACTGTACAACGACTTCTCACGCAGCCGGAGTTGTAGCTGTCAACGTAATGAATCCTGATGGTCAGTTTAAAGCTCTTAATCGAGCATATGCATATAGGGGATTACCTGTAGTTGTAAATGTTCTTCCTAAAATTGGTTCCTTGTCTGGAGGATCGCCTATTACTATCTTAGGAAGCAATTTTACTTCTGGCGCAAGTGTAGAGCTTGATGGAGTGGCTTGTTTAAATGTTAATGTCCAAAGTTCAACAAAAATTTCCTGCACTCCTGCAGCACATTCAGCTGGTGCTGTGAATGTCAGAGTGACAAACGTTGATTCCCAGACGGGGGTTCTTGTCGATGGATATATTTATCAAGGTGCGCCTACAATAGCTAGTGTTACTCCAAATGTAGGCGCTCTTGCAGGAGGGAATACTATAACTATTAATGGAGCTAATTATTTTCCAGGCGCAACTGTTTTAGTTGGAAGTAATGCTTGTACTTCAATTATTGTACTAAGTTCGACAGCAATTCAATGTAAGGTACCTGCTCGAGCAGCAGGAACTGTGAGTATTTTAATTACTAATATTGATAATCAGTCCGTAAGTCTAACTAATGGATATACTTATCAAACTTCTCCAGTAATTTATAATGTTTCTCCTAGTAGCGGTTTCTCGGTAGGCGCAACAGATATTACAATAACAGGAAATAACTTCTTAGCTGGGGCTACCATTGATATGGGGGGATCTGTTTGCGGTAATGTTACTGTTCAGAATTCAACGACCATAAAATGTAAGACAAGTGCTCATGCAGCAGGGACTGTAAATGTTAAGGTTACTAATTCAGATTCACAGGCATACACACTGCTAAATGGCTTTTATTATACTGAAACTCCAACCGTGAAAGTTAATAGTATCTATCCATCAGGAGGTCCAATTGCTGGAGGAACAACGATTAATATCTCAGGACAATATTTTCTTTCTGGAGCTTCTGTTGATATCGGGGGAGTCGCCTGCGGTAATGTGAACGTTGTATCTTCATATAATATAACTTGCGTAACAAGTTCTAGGGCTGCAGGAACAGTAAATGTCACTGTTACGAATCCAAATACTCAAGTAGGCTCTCTGAATAATGGATATACTTACAGGGCAGTACCTGTCGTTGCGGGTATTTCGCCTAGTTCTGGAACTCAATTTGGAGGTCAGGCGGTAACAATTACAGGAAGTCATTTCACTCCTGGTATAAGTGTTTCTCTCGGTGGGGCAAGTTGCAAAAATATTATTGTAATAGATAGTTCAACAATAACATGCCTAACCTCATCGCATGCGATAGGGAGTGTTTCAGTCGATGTGACGGATCTTGATTCACAAATTGGGACTTTACCAAATGGATATGTGTATCAACAGTTTCCCCGTGTCTCTTCAGTTGTTCCCGCAAATGGCGCTGTTGCCGGAGGAACATCTGTAACATTAAACGGTGAGAACTTTTTGACTGGTGCAAGTGTTGATTTTGGTGGAGCTGCTTGTAATGTGACTGCCTTAAGTTCGACAATGATTACATGTACTACGAGTGCACATTCTTCAGGTGTTGTTCCTGTAACGATTCTCAATCCAGATGGAAGAGCATCTGTAGTCAATGATAAGTTCACATATAGGGATGCGCTAACGGTTGCAGCTATTTTTCCAACAAATGGTTCAATCAATGGTGGAACGTTTGTAACAATCTCTGGAACAAATTTTTATACAGGTATTGAAGTTAAAGTTGGAACTTCACCTTGCTATCCTGTTGCCGTTAAGAGTTCAACAGAATTGACATGCTCAACGAGTGCTCATGCATCGGCCGTGGTAGCTGTTCAGGTTATTGCCCATGGACAAACAGCTGGTCTTGGCTCAGCTTTTACTTATCGTGCTCCTATAACTCTGACGGCAGTTTCTAAAGTGAATGCAGGTCCAGGTCATACATGTGCACGCCTTAATAATGGTGATGTTCGCTGTTGGGGGCGCGGCTCTAATGGACAGCTTGGGGACGGGAATGGTGCAGAGGTTTCTCCATCACCAGGTAGTAATATAAATTTAGGATCTTCTGCTACTCAAGTTGTAGTTAGTAATTCAGGTACATATGTTGCATCGACTTGCGCGATTCTTAGTAATGGATCTTTAAAATGTTGGGGGGCCAATGATTCTGGCCAACTTGGTTATGGGGATCAATTACAGCGATTTACACCTGGTGGAGTGATAGACTTAGGAGGAAGTGTTTCTCAAGTCTCTTTAGGGGCAAGTCACGCGTGTGCACTACTTGTTTCTGGATCTGTTCGTTGTTGGGGAAATAATTTCTATGGCCAACTTGGCTATGGAGATACGTCAACAATATTTTCACCGGGAGGAATTTTAAATTTTGGCGAATCGGTTACTCAGATTTCAGCAGGTGGCTATCATACATGTGCACTCTTGGCTTCGGGCTCAGTTCGCTGTTGGGGTTATAATAATGTTGGCCAACTTGGCTATGGGGATACTGATAATAGATCGTTGCCTGGAGGAAATGTTGCTCTTGGGGGCGTTGCCACGCAAATTGTCACTAGCAATTCTCATACATGTGCTCTTCTCAACACAGGCGCTGTTCGATGTTGGGGAGATAATGGTTCGGGAGAGCTTGGATATGGCGATAATGTTATAAGGCTCTCACCTGGTGGGAATATTAATTTAGGTGGTGTCGCAACTCAGATTTCAATCGCATATTCTAGTTCGTGCGCTCTTCTTAATACAGGATCTATGCGATGCTGGGGAAATAACAATTGGGGACAGTTAGGGTATGGAGATGCCACTAGCAGACCTTCGCCAGGGGGAGATGTTCCATTGGGAGTTTCAGCTACTCAAATTTCAGTAGGGGCTGGCTACGCATGTGCTGTGACGAATACAGGAACTATTAGATGCTGGGGGAACAATTATCACGGTCAGCTTGGTAATGGTACTCGTCAGGATCAATATTTTCCTTGGGATGATGTTAGTTCTTTCGCAGGCAATTCTGTAAAAAAGAAATCCCACAAAAACTACGTAGAAGTTTTCCAAAACAACAAAGAAAAATACTGGAGCGACAATGAATAA